In the Nocardioides marmotae genome, AAGAAGGCCGCCGCCAAGAAGGCCTGAGCCTCAGAGATCCCGGACCGCCCGCCCGTGCGGGCGGCCGGGATCGTCGTACGCCGGCTCCGGCTCGCCGGCGCGGTAGGCCTCCAGCTGGGCGCACACGGCCGTGCCGTAGAACAGCCCGGTCGCGCTGAGCCAGGACCACAGCAGCAGCGCCATGATCCCCGCGAGCGGGCCGTAGGTCTCGCCGAAGGATCCGCTCAACCGCACGTACGCCGCCAGGCCGGCGGCCGCGAGCAGGCTGACCGCCACCGCGGTGGCCGAGCCGAGGGCGAGCCAGGACAGCGCCGGCTGGCGGCGTCGCGGGGCGTGGTCGAGCAGGACCGCGATCGTCACGACCAGCAGTCCGATCCCGAGCGGCCAGCGGGCGACGTCCCAGGTCCGCTCGGCGGCCTCGGACCAGCCGTAGACCTCGACCATCGCGTCCCCGAACGCCCCGCCGGCGACCAGCAGCAGGAACCCGAGCCCCACCGGCACCGCGAGCACCGCGGTGAGCACCGCGGCCCGCCCGTACTTGGCCAGCGCGGGCCGGTCGCGGCGGATGCCGTAGATGCGGTTCGTGCCGCGCTCGACCTGGCCCATCGCGGTGGCCATCGAGGCCAGCGAGACCAGCAGGCCGAGCACGAGCGCGACCTCGCCGGCGTCCTCGCTGCTGTCGCCGCCGGCCACGGCCCCCGCGAGCGCGTCGCCGCCGCCGTGGCCGGGGGAGACCTGCTGGACGGTCAGCGCGACGACCTGGGCGAGCCGCTCCTCGTCGAGGTCGGCGGTCAGCCCG is a window encoding:
- a CDS encoding YihY/virulence factor BrkB family protein produces the protein MTTARTVPVTTEMDGDELDAEDAWHLARHHGLRRVAVDSFVRFRYGDGFTNSRALALQACLAVVPFLLALTGLTADLDEERLAQVVALTVQQVSPGHGGGDALAGAVAGGDSSEDAGEVALVLGLLVSLASMATAMGQVERGTNRIYGIRRDRPALAKYGRAAVLTAVLAVPVGLGFLLLVAGGAFGDAMVEVYGWSEAAERTWDVARWPLGIGLLVVTIAVLLDHAPRRRQPALSWLALGSATAVAVSLLAAAGLAAYVRLSGSFGETYGPLAGIMALLLWSWLSATGLFYGTAVCAQLEAYRAGEPEPAYDDPGRPHGRAVRDL